In Periplaneta americana isolate PAMFEO1 chromosome 4, P.americana_PAMFEO1_priV1, whole genome shotgun sequence, one DNA window encodes the following:
- the LOC138698456 gene encoding guanine nucleotide exchange factor for Rab-3A-like — MKVTTAVDSMATEVIKPSPQQGDDEEEFEVEVQQNPGHIVTLTNGSYRDGKPLVNGVAKDLIVTNGDSAHSTPRKLQDKTDGVVARSPSLNGSCAVRAEEDCPRTNGEGANTDAPCCNGVMTNGDGSKARRQLDEEDWDRTVAGVKEQAFARLQEELSKAHQELRLRDEEVNRLSRIREEVEAELEELTASLFQEAHNMVREANVRQANAERSLKESQMQVEVLTAEVAALKTLVLTSTPSRPNPHLHPQIDPRGNRPKDDSTLSGVGLFTRKHRRSPSHFNLKYGRENSPPESPVKEQRPPLPEPLDSKEGCEVDPNVHKEFVAWKQSPRMDKSDAFIARVYNEDINLCLDFNNKELGARVQEAVERGNIFIEAVSDKTKTVFPKKCALLEAPRQCHYRMRLGDQEPWHCISQICRNRIIAVCDFLNYLRYIERGLVKSSVHDVFWEMTRLRKEMVLARLGLVLSS; from the exons ATGAAGGTAACCACAGCAGTGGATTCCATGGCGACGGAGGTCATCAAGCCCTCGCCGCAACAGGGCGATGACGAAGAGGAGTTCGAGGTGGAGGTGCAGCAGAACCCTGGTCACATCGTCACACTCACGAACGGGTCGTACCGCGACGGCAAACCGCTGGTGAACGGTGTCGCCAAGGACCTCATAGTAACGAATGGGGACAGCGCCCACTCCACACCACGCAAACTACAAGATAAGACTGACGGCGTCGTCGCCAGGTCCCCCAG TTTGAACGGCTCGTGTGCTGTAAGAGCTGAAGAAGACTGTCCGAGGACGAACGGAGAAGGCGCCAACACTGACGCTCCCTGTTGCAACGGGGTGATGACGAATGGGGACGGCAGCAAGGCCAGGAGGCAGCTAGATGAGGAAGACTGGGACCGCACGGTGGCGGGCGTCAAGGAGCAGGCCTTCGCGCGTCTGCAGGAGGAGCTCAGCAAGGCTCACCAGGAGCTGCGCCTGCGGGACGAAGAGGTCAACCGACTCAGCCGCATCCGAGAGGAGGTGGAGGCAGAGCTGGAAGAGCTCACGGCGAGCCTCTTCCAG GAGGCCCACAACATGGTCCGCGAGGCAAATGTACGACAGGCGAATGCCGAGCGATCTCTCAAAGAGAGTCAGATGCAGGTGGAGGTCCTCACGGCCGAGGTGGCAGCTCTCAAGACACTGGTGCTGACCTCCACGCCCAGCAGACCCAACCCCCACCTGCACCCACAGATCGACCCGCGGGGCAACAGGCCCAAGGATGACTCCACACTCTCAG GTGTTGGCCTGTTCACTAGGAAGCATCGACGATCTCCTTCCCACTTCAACCTCAAATACGGTCGAGAGAACTCTCCACCAGAGTCACCTGTAAAGGAACAGAGACCCCCACTGCCCGAGCCTCTCGACAGCAAAGAGGGTTGCGAG GTGGATCCTAACGTGCACAAGGAATTCGTGGCGTGGAAGCAGAGTCCCCGTATGGACAAATCGGATGCGTTCATCGCGAGGGTGTACAACGAAGACATCAACCTGTGTCTGGACTTCAACAACAAGGAGTTGGGGGCCCGGGTCCAGGAGGCTGTGGAGAGGGGCAACATCTTCATAGAGGCTGTTAGCGACAAGACCAAGACGGTCTTTCCCAA AAAATGTGCCCTGCTGGAGGCTCCACGTCAGTGCCACTACCGCATGAGGCTGGGTGACCAGGAGCCGTGGCACTGCATCTCACAGATCTGCAGGAACAGG ATAATTGCAGTATGTGATTTCCTCAACTACCTACGCTACATCGAAAGGGGCTTAGTTAAAAGTTCAG TGCATGATGTGTTTTGGGAGATGACTCGTCTCAGAAAGGAGATGGTGCTTGCTCGATTGGGATTGGTCCTGTCATCATAG